TAGCTATTTTAATTGAACGTCTCATTGCCACAATGCCTTAATTTTTGACATTATTCTGACTTTTCTTTGAGTTGTTTCGTCTTAGAGGTCACGAAATTATTCGTCAAAACGGATTAAAATAAGTTCATAAATTAAGCATCATGGCTAGGTGTATTATGAAAAATAAAATCAAACTGGTTATTAAAATTGTTCTATTTTTTGCGTTTTTTGGAGTCGTTGGGCATGTTTTTGCTGCAGAAACGCTGTCAGCAAAGGCGATTGTTGAAAAATCAGATAAGCAGATGCGAGGAGAGTCAAGATACATAGAATTGACCATGAACGTCATCCGTCCTGATTCGACACGAAGTCTGAGTATGAAAAGTTGGAATAAAGGAAAAGACCTTTCTTTAGTGCTTGTTACCGCTCCCGCAGAAGAACGGGGAAATGCGTCTCTGAAACGTGACAATGAGATTTGGAATTGGGATCCAAGAGCAGAGAAGGTCAGTAAAATTGTGCCATCAAAATTAGACCGATTTTGGTTGGCATCGGACTTTACGACTAATGATGTGAGCAATCAATCATCGATAGTGGCCGACTATGATCAAACAATCATCAAAGAAGAGGTGATTGACGGCGATAAAACGTGGGTGATTGATGCCATTGCAAAACCAGATGCCCCTATCATGTTGAGCAAAGTGCGTTTATGGATTTCACAAAAGACGTTTATTCAACGTAAAGTCGAATCGTACGATGAGTTTAATAAATTGGTTAATACGATGAGCACGAATGATATTAAAGAGTTTAATGGCCGCAATGTTGCCACTCGTATCGATATGATCCCTGCCAATAAATCGGGTTATAAAACCGAAATTCTTATTAATAAAGCGCATTTTGATTTCATTATTGATGATGAATTTTTCTCTAAATTACAGATGAAATCATTACGTAACTGATTCTTGTAAATTGATGTGAACAACAAACATACACAACGAAAGCCTTAATGGAATAATACGTCTATTAGGGCTTTTTTATGAATTCAAATAGGCACGTTCAGTAGAAATAATCCAATCTACAAAGAGTTGAGAAGCGAAATGATCACTGTCTTCTGAAACCGATAAAAAGAAGGCATTCGTGTTAAATTCAACCGGCTTGGTTAACGCAACCAACCTCCCTTGTTCTATTAATTCCCTTACATGCCAATCCCAAGCTAGTGCAATTCCCGCATCATTAACCGCGGCTTGAATAACGGAAACTTGATCCTCAACTTGAATAACATTTTGAGGCGGTTGGTATTCGATTCCATACACATCAGCCCACGATTGCCAATCTTCCCAAAATGATAAGGTCTCTTTCAGCATAATAACAGGCTGCTGCCAAAGCTGAGATAAATCAGTACATTCAGGTCGTTTTTTTAGAAAATCGGGACTGCATACGAGTAGGACTTTCTCAGCAAAGAGTAAATGATTATTTTTATTGATTGAATCCATAGATGAATAGAAAAAGGCCATATCATAATCCGCATTATCGCCAATGTTCCTGTCATTATTAATCACTAAATTCAATGTGATCTCGGGGTATTTATTACGAAAATCATCCAATTTAGGCAGCAACCAAAAGTGAGAAAAACACGTT
The Aliivibrio salmonicida LFI1238 genome window above contains:
- a CDS encoding outer membrane lipoprotein-sorting protein → MKNKIKLVIKIVLFFAFFGVVGHVFAAETLSAKAIVEKSDKQMRGESRYIELTMNVIRPDSTRSLSMKSWNKGKDLSLVLVTAPAEERGNASLKRDNEIWNWDPRAEKVSKIVPSKLDRFWLASDFTTNDVSNQSSIVADYDQTIIKEEVIDGDKTWVIDAIAKPDAPIMLSKVRLWISQKTFIQRKVESYDEFNKLVNTMSTNDIKEFNGRNVATRIDMIPANKSGYKTEILINKAHFDFIIDDEFFSKLQMKSLRN
- a CDS encoding LysR substrate-binding domain-containing protein; protein product: MAINHKNIPSLSCLIVFEAASRLGTLTKAADELCVTPTAVSKQIKKLEAFLNTQLFTRGKQGVELTPKGALYLNSVIEALEILSSQRIPMDDEHNPLPLNIEIGTCFSHFWLLPKLDDFRNKYPEITLNLVINNDRNIGDNADYDMAFFYSSMDSINKNNHLLFAEKVLLVCSPDFLKKRPECTDLSQLWQQPVIMLKETLSFWEDWQSWADVYGIEYQPPQNVIQVEDQVSVIQAAVNDAGIALAWDWHVRELIEQGRLVALTKPVEFNTNAFFLSVSEDSDHFASQLFVDWIISTERAYLNS